DNA sequence from the Sporichthyaceae bacterium genome:
GGAAGGCCGGCGACAAGCACCGGTCCGCGGCCCAGGCGTTGGACCCGAACTCGAAGAAGTCGGTCCGCACGGTCGCCCAGCAGATCGCCGGGGACACCGACCGCGACGTGGTCGACCAGATGCGCTTGTTGGCGCGCTACGACAGCGACCCGGCGGTCCGTGCCGCGTTCACCCAGGCGCCGAGCTGCCACCTGCAGAAGCACTGAGGCGCCCCAGCCACTGGTGGGCAGGGTCGGGACCACTGAGGCGGTTCCAGCCCCGGGACCGCCACTCGCGTTGCAACTGGGCCCAGTGGTGGTGGGGCCTGCGCGTCGCGACGGAATTGTCGGCGCCCTGGACTAACTTCTCCTCCGAACACATGTTCGGAGGAGGTGCGGGTTGCGGGTGTTGGGTGTCGACCCGGGCCTGACCAGGTGCGGCATCGGCGTGGTCGAGGGCGAACCGGGCCGGCCGGTCCGACTGGTCGATGTGATCGTCGTCCGGACCGAGCCGAACCTGCCCCTCGGCGAGCGGTTGCTGGCCGTCGAGCGAGGCGTCGAGCAGATGCTCGATGCGCACCGGCCCAACGCGGTGGCGGTGGAGCGGGTGTTCAGCCAGCACAACGTGCGCACGGTCATGGGCACGGCGCAGGCCAGTGCGATCGCCATCACCTGTGCGGTCCGGCGCGGGATCCCGGTCGCCCTGCACACCCCGAGCGAGGTCAAGGCGGCGGTGACCGGCAGCGGCCGGGCCGACAAGGACCAGGTCGCCGCGATGGTCACGCGCCT
Encoded proteins:
- the ruvC gene encoding crossover junction endodeoxyribonuclease RuvC; translated protein: MLGVDPGLTRCGIGVVEGEPGRPVRLVDVIVVRTEPNLPLGERLLAVERGVEQMLDAHRPNAVAVERVFSQHNVRTVMGTAQASAIAITCAVRRGIPVALHTPSEVKAAVTGSGRADKDQVAAMVTRLLRLAEAPRPADAADALALAICHLWRGAAAQRIAAAAVGVPVARLPKGVRG